GCTTGAAAAGACCACACGAAGATGAGAAAGAGGCGATAGATGAGGCcaagaagatgaaagtGCCGGGAGAGAACGAGGACGAAAGCaaggaagaggaaaagaGTCAAGAACTGGAAGAGGCAATTGACAGCAAGGAGAAGAGCACCGACGCCAGGGACGAGCAAGGGGACGAAGGTGATAATGAGGAGGAAAACAACGAGgaggataatgaaaacgaAAACGAGCATACAGCACCGCCTGCGCTGGTGATGCCCTCCCCCATCGAAATGGAGGAACAGAGGATGACTGCGCTGAAGGAAATCACCGACATCGAGTACAAGTTCGCGCAATTGCGCCAAAAACTATATGACAATCAATTGGTGCGGTTGCAAACGGAGCTGCAGATGTGTCTGGAAGGGTCACACCCGGAATTGCAGGTCTACTACTCGAAGATTGCCGCGATCCGTGACTACAAGCTACACCGAGCGTACCAGCGACAGAAGTACGAGCTTTCATGCATCAACACAGAAACAATCGCTACCAGGACATTCATTCACCAGGACTTCCACAAGAAGGTCACCGACCTGCGAGCCAGGCTGCTGAACAGAACCACGCAGACCTGGTACGATATCAACAAGGAGCGCCGCGATATGGATATAGTCATCCCAGATGTCAATTACCACGTCCCCATCAAACTTGATAACAAGACGCTGAGCTGTATCACGGGCTACGCCAGCGCAGCACAGCTGTGCTATCCCGGCGAGCCCGTGGCAGAGGACCTCGCTTGCGAAAGCATCGAGTACCGCTACAGAGCCAACCCGGTGGACAAACTCGAAGTCATTGTGGACCGAATGAGGCTCAATAACGAGATTAGCGACCTCGAAGGCCTGCGCAAATATTTCCACTCCTTCCCGGGTGCTCCTGAGTTGAACCCGCTTAGAGACTCCGAAATCAACGACGACTTCCACCAGTGGGCCCAGTGACCGCCACACTGGACCCCATACCActtctttttgttattCTTAAATATGTTGTAACGCTATGTAATTCCACCCTTCATTACTAATAATTAGCCATTCACGTGATCTCAGCCAGTTGTGGCGCcacacttttttttccataaaaatcctcgaggaaaagaaaagaaaaaaatatttcagtTATTTAAAGCATAAGATGCCAGGTAGATGGAACTTGTGCCGTGCCAGattgaattttgaaagtaCAATTGAGGCCTATACACATAGACATTTGCACCTTATACATATACACACAAGacaaaaccaaaaaaaatatgactCTACAAGAATCTGATAAATTTGCTACCAAGGCCATTCATGCCGGTGAACATGTGGACGTTCACGGTTCCGTGATCGAACCCATTTCTTTGTCCACCACTTTCAAACAATCTTCTCCAGCTAACCCTATCGGTACTTACGAATACTCCAGATCTCAAAATCCTAACAGAGAGAACTTGGAAAGAGCAGTTGCCGCTTTAGAGAACGCTCAATACGGGTTGGCTTTCTCCTCTGGTTCTGCCACCACCGCCACAATCTTGCAATCGCTTCCTCAGGGCTCCCATGCGGTCTCTATCGGTGATGTGTACGGTGGTACCCACAGATACTTCACCAAAGTCGCCAACGCTCACGGTGTGGAAACCTCCTTCACTAACGATTTGTTGAACGATCTACCTCAATTGATAAAGGAAAACACCAAATTGGTCTGGATCGAAACCCCAACCAACCCAACTTTGAAGGTCACCGACATCCAAAAGGTGGCAGACCTTATCAAGAAGCACGCTGCCGGCCAAGACGTGATCTTGGTTGTCGACAACACCTTCTTGTCCCCATATATCTCCAATCCATTGAACTTCGGTGCAGACATCGTTGTCCACTCCGCTACAAAGTACATCAACGGTCACTCAGACGTTGTGCTCGGTGTCCTGGCCACTAATAACAAGCCATTGTACGAGCGTCTGCAGTTCTTACAAAACGCCATTGGTGCTATCCCATCTCCTTTCGATGCTTGGTTGACCCACAGAGGTTTGAAGACTTTGCATCTACGTGTCAGACAAGCTGCCCTCAGCGCCAACAAAATCGCTGAATTCTTGGCAGCAGACAAGGAAAACGTTGTCGCAGTCAACTACCCAGGTTTGAAGACACACCCTAACTACGACGTAGTGTTAAAGCAACACCGTGATGCCCTTGGTGGTGGTATGATCTCCTTCAGAATCAAGGGTGGTGCTGAAGCTGCTTCCAAGTTCGCCTCCTCCACAAGACTGTTCACATTGGCCGAATCCCTTGGTGGTATCGAATCTCTATTGGAAGTGCCCGCTGTGATGACCCACGGTGGTATCCCAAAGGAGGCCAGAGAGGCCTCTGGTGTTTTTGACGACTTGGTTAGAATCTCTGTCGGTATTGAAGACACTGACGATCTTTTGGAAGACATCAAGCAAGCCTTGAAACAAGCCACCAACTAATCGCCAGTGCCACGTCTCTGCCTTCGACCGGACCTTTTTAAGTACGATAAATATCCttttataaatatatagTCTAAAATATCCATTAATACTGTGCTCAATCAATCGTGTTAGATGATTTagttttttccaaatcgtTATTATAGTGCAGAAGTAGTATACATAAAGGCATATGCATGCGATTTGGAAGTAACGCTCGCCGTAGACAAGTAAGAATGCCTGCTGTCTTGAGAACCAGGTCCAAAGAATCCTCTATAGAGCAGAAGCCTGCTTCCAGAACTAGAACGAGATCAAGAAGGGGCAAGCGTGGTCgtgacgatgatgatgatgacgacgatgaGGAAAGCGATGATGCATACGATGAAGTAGGTAATGACTATGACGAGTATGCTTCAAGAGCGAAGCTGGCCACCAATAGGCCCTTCGAAATAGTCGCGGGACTGCCTGCTAGTGTGGAGCTGCCCAACTATAACTCTTCGCTTACTCATCCGCAATCAATTAAAAATTCTGGGGTGCTTTACGACTCTCTGGTCAGTTCCAGAAGAACCTGGGTTCAGGGTGAGATGTTTGAACTGTATTGGCGAAGACCTAAGAAAATTGTTAGTGAATCTACCCCAGCAGCGACGGAGAGTCCAACATCTGGAACGATTCCTTTGATTCGAGATAAGATGCAGAAAATGTGCGATTGTGTAATGAGTGGAGGTCCTCACACGTTCAAAGTTAGACTTTTCATACTGAAGAATGACAAAATCGAACAGAAATGGCAAGATGAGCAagagttgaagaaaaaggaaaaggaactGAAACGAAAGAACGATGCAGAGGCCAAAAGATTGAGGATGgaggaaaggaaaaggcAGCAGatgcaaaagaaaatagccaaggaacaaaaacttcaattgcagaaggaaaataaagCCAAGCAGAAGTTGGAACAGGAGGCGCTGAAgctaaaaagaaaggaagaaatgaaaaaactaaaggaacaaaataaaaataaacagGGTTCACCTTCTTCCTCCATGCATGACCCAAGaatgataatgaatttgaatttgatggCACAAGAAGATCCAAAACTAAACACTTTAATGGAAACCGTCGCAAAGGGTCTTGCCAATAATAGTCAACTGGAGGAATTTAAAAAGTTCATTGAAATTGCCAAAAAAAGGTCACTAGAGGAGAACCCAGTTAATAAGCGTCCATCTGTCACAACAACGCGACCTGCACCTCCCTCTAAAGCTAAAGACGTAGCCGAAGATCACCGGTTAAACTCGATAACCTTGGTGAAAAGTTCCAAAACCGCTGCCACGGAACCTGAACCAAAAAAAGCTGATGACGAGAATGCAGAGAAGCAACAGTCCAAAGAGGCAAAGACAACTGCCGAATCGACTCAAGTAGATgtcaagaaagaagaagaagatgtgAAGGAAAAGGGTGTGAAATCAGAGGATacacaaaagaaagaagataatCAAGTGGTAccgaaaaggaaaagaagaaagaacgCAATAAAGGAAGATAAAGATATGCAATTGACCGCGTTCCAACAGAAATACGTTCAAGGTGCGGAGATCATCCTGGAGTATTTAGAATTCACCCATTCGAGGTATTACCTGCCTAAGAAATCAGTAGTAGAATTTTTGGAGGATACGGATGAGATTATAATATCTTGGATTGTTATACACAATTCTAAAGAAATTGAGAAGTTCAaaaccaagaaaataaaagctaAACTGAAAGCCGACCAAAAACTAAACAAGGAGGATGCCAAGCCAGGCTCTGATGTGGAGAAGGAAGTCAGCTTTAATCCTCTTTTTGAAGCCGATTGCCCTACCCCTCTCTACACCCCAATGACAATGAAGTTATCGGGGATTCACAAAAGATTTAACCAAATCATCCGAAATAGCGTTTCTCcaatggaagaagttgttaaagaaatggaaaaaattctGCAAATTGGTACTAGATTGTCTGGCTATAATCTGTGGTACCAATTGGATGGATACGATGATGAAGCTTTGAGCGAAAGTTTGCGGTTCGAACTAAATGAGTGGGAGCACGCCATGAGAAGCAGAAGACACAAAAGATAAGGTGTTCGGTTACTTTATTCTGCTTTAACGCCATTATGATTATACACATTGTAttacttattttttaaccTGTATATTAAaacctttattttatttcacATTACTCATCATGTGGAGTACTGGAATTGTATGCCAAACTTTGCCGGGAAAACTGGTATATTGCCGTTTTCTGTATCAGTTGCTGATATAGATATTGCATTatcattcttttcatcatcggATAAACTTTCTTGAAAGCCTCTAGTGAATACCAGCTCTGTCCCGGCAGATATTAAAAATCCCCTCCATTTGCCTTCCCATAATAGTTTTAAAGTCTTGTCACGTAATGACGTGCTTAATTTCCAAACACTGGTAAAAATGGAactatttattttgttatcaaatttttcgaTGGTAGATCTTTCTTCATCGATTTTTCTTAATGACGACGAGAATGCATAAGTTAAATCATTTAATAGCTTTTGTTTGTGAACAGGTATATCTAGTGTAGAAGGAATATCGTTAACAGCTGAATTCAGATCCGGTACATTTTCGTGCAGTAGTTTAGTCGCTCTGCTGTTTGGATTTATATCAACCAATTCGTCGGAGATTGGTTCtaatttatcattattgtttttattgGTTTCAAGCAAATGATGCTTTTTTTGCCAAAATTCGCACCCAAATGAAAGATTTGATTCAATCGAATAAAGATTAAAATCATACTTCGCGCAAAAAGTAGAATTTGTCCCTGTCTTGGCCGAATATGTGGAGGATATATGGCCGAATAATGGATTCCAAGATAATGTCAAAGTTAGTGGTCGTCCTGTGTTTGTAGAATGTGTGTAATATCTTAAAGTTGTCGAACAACCGGGGCTTAAACTTACTAACCCTAACCAAAATTCAGCACCAAGCGACAACGAAGAATTATTGTACAGTGAGGTGTTAAACTTGGAAGGCGTGGTAAGGAAATTGTGTAATACTCTATAACCACATAATAGATCACTGGTGGAAAATATCCACTCCTGTAAATTGCGGTGAGAATCTCTTTGAAAATAGCACGTTAAAACGTTTAAGCTTTCTTTGAAACTACTGACACCCTTAAGCATAAATTGGGTTTGTGGACTTAGTCGTTTTATTATCATTGCTTCTAAATCAGAGCTGGGGTAGTACATTCTACCATAATAAAGGGattttttaacaaatttCGAGTCATGTAGTAATTTCTTGTCATTGTCGACTGTGGTGTTGTCACTACTCAACGTATTCGCACTACTAACACTGAAATTGAGGTTTGGTTGCAATTGTCTGTATGTTTCGGTGGCATCTTGTAATGGGATATCAGTAGAGTTGCGCATGAATTTCTCCAATTGCTGTGCATCGGAGTATAAATAACTCAGAGAACCATTTATCCTGGACCTCGTAGAAAAATCTAAAGAATTGAATGTATTGGGAGTAGATTTGTTGGAAATTTGCAGGTGTATTGCTGAGGGAATTCGGAAATCTAATAATGTTCTCGATGTGGCCGTTATATCCTCGTAGCTATTTTGCGTACTCCAATGGGTGCTCTGATAAAATGCCCTTAGTACTTGGTCCATATAGGGTAGCATCAAGATCGGTCTTCTCTGTTCGTGTCTTTTTCCTAACGTATATTTGCTTTGTTTCTTCACTCAACAATAAAGTCAAAGTAAAATTAAATACTAATTATTCTTAAAAGGGAAGATGCGAAATTTAGCGAAAATCTATTGATTATACACACAAAGGAAGAAAGGTAGTGGAAAGCTAAATAAAGGAGGTCATGGAGCCAGAGAGCATAGGCGATGTGGGGAACCATGCCCAGGATGATAGTGCCAGTATAGTGTCCGGGCCTCGCAGGCGTTCTACTAGCAAGACATCCAGTGCGAAGAATATACGGAACTCCAGTAATATCTCTCCAGCATCGATGATTTTCAGGAATTTGTTGATACTGGAGGATGATTTAAGACGCCAAGCTCACGAACAAAAGATACTGAAGTGGCAATTCACTTTGTTCTTAGCGTCTATGGCCGGTGTAGGCGCATTTACCTTCTACGAACTTTATTTCACTTCAGATTATGTCAAGGGCCTCCATAGGGTTATTTTGCAATTCActctttctttcatttccaTTACTGTAGTTCTTTTTCATATCAGTGGACAATATAGAAGAACTATCGTCATTCCAAGAAGATTTTTTACCTCTACTAATAAAGGGATTAGGCAGTTTAATGTGAAGCTAGTTAAAGTACAGTCTACGTGGGACGAGAAATACACAGATTCAGTAAGATTTGTGAGTCGAACAATTGCTTATTGTAATATTTattgtttgaaaaaatttctgtGGCTTAAAGACGATAATGCCATTGtgaaattttggaaaagtgTCACGATACAATCCCAACCGAGGATCGGAGCTGTGGATGTGAAATTAGTCCTCAACCCCAGAGCATTTAGTGCAGAGATTAGAGAAGGATGGGAGATTTATAGAGACGAGTTTTGGGCCAGGGAAGGTGCTAGAAGACGCAAACAAGCGCACGAACTCCGACCTAAATCAGAATGAAAGAGTTGGAGGGCTTCTTCCTTCGAATAAGAGGTCATATTTACCTATGTAAAATTGTAACCATCTATGTTCACACAtaaattatattttatacATTATTAGAAGTGAAGCTGTTGTGTCgtgaaaattttacaaaTCCGTCATTTCATATTTAAGTTTTCCAACAAGTGCTAGAAAACCTAGGGGTTGTTGAAATTGGTTAAACAAGGCATCTTATTATACATACAACAGCATAACGCTAGAGGGGCAAGAAGGAAGAACTTAAAATAATAGGTGTAAAATGACTTTGGCTTTTAATATGCAACGGTTGGTGTTTCGTAATTTGAATGTTGGGAAGCGCATGTTCAAGAACGTCCCCTTATGGAGGTTTAATGTCGCCAATAAATTAGGAAAGCCCTTAACTCGCTCTGTAGGGTTAGGCGGTGCTGGCATAGTTGCTGGTGGCTTTTACTTGATGAATCGCCAGCCTTCTAAGTTGATATTCAATGATTCTTTAGGGGCAGCTGTCAAACAACAGGGTCCCTTGGAACCAACTGTGGGCAACAGTACGGCAATTACCGAGGAAAGGAGGAACAAAATAAGTAGTCACAAGCAGATGTTTTTGGGATCATTATTCGGTGTTGTTTTAGGAGTTACGGTGGCTAAGATATCAATTTTGTTTATGTATGTCGGTATTACAAGCATGCTTCTTTGTGAATGGTTACGGTACAAGGGATGGATTCGCattaatttgaaaaatatcaaatctGTAATTGTTTTGAAAGATGTAGACTTGAAGAAACTGCTTATTGATGGGTTATTGGGTACAGAATACATGGGTTTTAAAGTATTCTTTACATTGAGTTTCGTATTAGCAAGTTTAAATGCTAACAAATGAGCAAGACAAATGACCAGATATAAACGAGGGTTATATTCTTTCgttttatacttttttatttttggtaTTTCATTTATCCTATACAGTAAATATACATAGGgctaaggaagaaaaaaaaatcacgTCGAATATAAACCTAATTGTGTTCTATATTGCGGACATATATTTTTCGTAGATTGAAAAGTTCTTAAAcgtaatttttttgacgACCAGTGAAGAGGAATTGAATAAGTAGAACTTGGGCAATACTTATAACGgcaatgataatgataatcAATATAGATAACCAAGTCAACCTTGATTCGGTGGAATTGACGGTAGACATGTTTCTCCATTCTCTGGCTCTCAAATAGTTCAAAGTCTTCGTGATTTTGTTCAAGTTTCTATCTATTTCCTCCACGGCGTTATTGGCAATAATGTCATCGTTATTGACATCAGCTTCATGCTCGTCAGTcaaagttttttccttttctagtGTAATTTCTACCTTTTTCAACGCTGTACCATAGTTAttggaaaaacaaaaggtATACTTCCCCACTCCAAACGattttaataaaaagtCTGAGTacttcttttgtttctcACTAGTAATCACAGATCCATCAGGAGCAGtaatatcaaaatcaatcTCAAAATTACCACCGGTTAGAACTTGGTAACCCACAGCCAGGGAATCATCCTCAGTAACCATATCGTAGTACAGGCATTCTTTGCTGAATGCTGGTAAACTGATAGCAACTGGTGCATAACTGGAAGATGCAGCCACTGAATTGACCAACGCCAAAATTAAAACAATGAAGAAAGAGGGTAGAGCAATTGTAGATTTGATCATGGTTTTCCTTTACAATGAGTGTACTCCACTGTTTATCTTATTCTAGTTTGGGTCACCTGATGCAGAATTGGCGGTGTCGATCCCTAAGGTTAATGAATCGAAATCACTGGAGATTTTGttagtttttcattttaacTAGTTCAAGTTTTGGCAGAATGTACTTTTTCGTGTTTCGGGACACGTCGCTGAAAAGGATTGAAATATAACCAAACGCCATCATGTAAGGTGCAGTGAACATTAGCGCTAAGAGGATTGAGGATTGCTTTATGAAAGTTTATgaacattttcttgaattaaataaataagtCTGAAAACACTTGAATTCGAGATGCTGTAGCAATTTgtaatattatttaaaGTTCACAGAGTGGCTTCCTTGGCGGATCTGAAAAATAGGTAGTGATTTAAGGCTATATAATATTAGATACACAAAACATACCAGAAATTTTCCTCGAAGACCAGCAGAAGGGAACCAATATCACGACATTAAAATATTGTTATCTCTTTTTATTCAGTGCTTGtatttcagcttccattgAAAACGATGACTGTCTTCTCAATCTTCATGTCGAGCCCTCACACTGTacatgataatatactagtacCATGAAAACTAGTCGATAGATGAtaattgatttttatttgaaatagaATCTTTAATGATCACAGTGGATCTTTTAAAAACTTGGTGAGATAGTGCTAGTGATCCGTAGTCTAAATGAGTTACGTACGAAAGGGAGCCAAAAGCAATCTGACCaatttgtatatatatacatcTATCCGAAAAGGAAGACATCAATTAGTACGGGCGTGTGGTCTAGTGGTATGATTCTCGCTTTGGGCGACTTCCTGATTAAACAGGAAGACAAAGCATGCGAGAGGCCCTGGGTTCAATTCCCAGCTCGCCCcgaataatttttttttgcctaTCTATAAAATTAAAGTAGCAGTACTTCAACCATTAGTGTTAGCGATAATCAAGAAGTGAAACTCTttctctattttttttttaattgaaaaatttcctttCTCTATAGCGTATAGAATATATGTtacatgtatatatatatataaagtAAAAACGTTCGGAAAATTCCTCATTATACCCAGATCATTAAAAGACATTTTCGTTATTATCAATTGCCGCACCAATTGGCTTaatcaacttcttcaacGGTTGGACCTTCAGCCTCTGGAGCTGGAGGAGCACCACCTGGGAAACCGCCTGGAGCACCACCTGCAGCGCCACCTGGAGCACCACCAGCTTGGTACAACTTAGACATGATTGGGTTGGCAATGTCTTGCAACTCCTTCAACTTGTCATCGAATTCTTCCTTGCTGGC
This genomic window from Saccharomyces cerevisiae S288C chromosome I, complete sequence contains:
- the DEP1 gene encoding Rpd3L histone deacetylase complex subunit DEP1 (Component of the Rpd3L histone deacetylase complex; required for diauxic shift-induced histone H2B deposition onto rDNA genes; transcriptional modulator involved in regulation of structural phospholipid biosynthesis genes and metabolically unrelated genes, as well as maintenance of telomeres, mating efficiency, and sporulation; localizes to both the nucleus and mitochondria where it may play a role in mitophagy); the protein is MSQQTPQESEQTTAKEQDLDQESVLSNIDFNTDLNHNLNLSEYCISSDAGTEKMDSDEEKSLANLPELKYAPKLSSLVKQETLTESLKRPHEDEKEAIDEAKKMKVPGENEDESKEEEKSQELEEAIDSKEKSTDARDEQGDEGDNEEENNEEDNENENEHTAPPALVMPSPIEMEEQRMTALKEITDIEYKFAQLRQKLYDNQLVRLQTELQMCLEGSHPELQVYYSKIAAIRDYKLHRAYQRQKYELSCINTETIATRTFIHQDFHKKVTDLRARLLNRTTQTWYDINKERRDMDIVIPDVNYHVPIKLDNKTLSCITGYASAAQLCYPGEPVAEDLACESIEYRYRANPVDKLEVIVDRMRLNNEISDLEGLRKYFHSFPGAPELNPLRDSEINDDFHQWAQ
- the CYS3 gene encoding cystathionine gamma-lyase CYS3 (Cystathionine gamma-lyase; catalyzes one of the two reactions involved in the transsulfuration pathway that yields cysteine from homocysteine with the intermediary formation of cystathionine; protein abundance increases in response to DNA replication stress) produces the protein MTLQESDKFATKAIHAGEHVDVHGSVIEPISLSTTFKQSSPANPIGTYEYSRSQNPNRENLERAVAALENAQYGLAFSSGSATTATILQSLPQGSHAVSIGDVYGGTHRYFTKVANAHGVETSFTNDLLNDLPQLIKENTKLVWIETPTNPTLKVTDIQKVADLIKKHAAGQDVILVVDNTFLSPYISNPLNFGADIVVHSATKYINGHSDVVLGVLATNNKPLYERLQFLQNAIGAIPSPFDAWLTHRGLKTLHLRVRQAALSANKIAEFLAADKENVVAVNYPGLKTHPNYDVVLKQHRDALGGGMISFRIKGGAEAASKFASSTRLFTLAESLGGIESLLEVPAVMTHGGIPKEAREASGVFDDLVRISVGIEDTDDLLEDIKQALKQATN
- the MDM10 gene encoding Mdm10p (Moonlighting protein component of both the ERMES and SAM complex; subunit of the ERMES complex that acts as a molecular tether between the mitochondria and the ER, necessary for both efficient phospholipid exchange between organelles and for mitophagy; SAM/TOB complex subunit that functions in the assembly of outer membrane beta-barrel proteins; involved in mitochondrial inheritance and morphology; ERMES complex often co-localizes with peroxisomes adjacent to mitochondria-ER junctions); the protein is MLPYMDQVLRAFYQSTHWSTQNSYEDITATSRTLLDFRIPSAIHLQISNKSTPNTFNSLDFSTRSRINGSLSYLYSDAQQLEKFMRNSTDIPLQDATETYRQLQPNLNFSVSSANTLSSDNTTVDNDKKLLHDSKFVKKSLYYGRMYYPSSDLEAMIIKRLSPQTQFMLKGVSSFKESLNVLTCYFQRDSHRNLQEWIFSTSDLLCGYRVLHNFLTTPSKFNTSLYNNSSLSLGAEFWLGLVSLSPGCSTTLRYYTHSTNTGRPLTLTLSWNPLFGHISSTYSAKTGTNSTFCAKYDFNLYSIESNLSFGCEFWQKKHHLLETNKNNNDKLEPISDELVDINPNSRATKLLHENVPDLNSAVNDIPSTLDIPVHKQKLLNDLTYAFSSSLRKIDEERSTIEKFDNKINSSIFTSVWKLSTSLRDKTLKLLWEGKWRGFLISAGTELVFTRGFQESLSDDEKNDNAISISATDTENGNIPVFPAKFGIQFQYST
- the SPO7 gene encoding Nem1-Spo7 phosphatase regulatory subunit SPO7 (Putative regulatory subunit of Nem1p-Spo7p phosphatase holoenzyme; regulates nuclear/ER membrane association and activation of Pah1p, a phosphatidate phosphatase involved in the production of diacylglycerol DAG for lipid droplet biogenesis; phosphatase activity of the Nem1p-Spo7p complex is inhibited by Ice2p; regulates nuclear growth by controlling phospholipid biosynthesis; required for normal nuclear envelope morphology, premeiotic replication, and sporulation), whose product is MEPESIGDVGNHAQDDSASIVSGPRRRSTSKTSSAKNIRNSSNISPASMIFRNLLILEDDLRRQAHEQKILKWQFTLFLASMAGVGAFTFYELYFTSDYVKGLHRVILQFTLSFISITVVLFHISGQYRRTIVIPRRFFTSTNKGIRQFNVKLVKVQSTWDEKYTDSVRFVSRTIAYCNIYCLKKFLWLKDDNAIVKFWKSVTIQSQPRIGAVDVKLVLNPRAFSAEIREGWEIYRDEFWAREGARRRKQAHELRPKSE
- the ERP2 gene encoding Erp2p (Member of the p24 family involved in ER to Golgi transport; similar to Emp24p and Erv25p; role in misfolded protein quality control; forms a heterotrimeric complex with Erp1p, Emp24p, and Erv25p; localized to COPII-coated vesicles; ERP2 has a paralog, ERP4, that arose from the whole genome duplication); this encodes MIKSTIALPSFFIVLILALVNSVAASSSYAPVAISLPAFSKECLYYDMVTEDDSLAVGYQVLTGGNFEIDFDITAPDGSVITSEKQKKYSDFLLKSFGVGKYTFCFSNNYGTALKKVEITLEKEKTLTDEHEADVNNDDIIANNAVEEIDRNLNKITKTLNYLRAREWRNMSTVNSTESRLTWLSILIIIIIAVISIAQVLLIQFLFTGRQKNYV
- the SWC3 gene encoding Swc3p (hypothetical protein; component of the SWR1 complex, which exchanges histone variant H2AZ (Htz1p) for chromatin-bound histone H2A; required for formation of nuclear-associated array of smooth endoplasmic reticulum known as karmellae), which codes for MPAVLRTRSKESSIEQKPASRTRTRSRRGKRGRDDDDDDDDEESDDAYDEVGNDYDEYASRAKLATNRPFEIVAGLPASVELPNYNSSLTHPQSIKNSGVLYDSLVSSRRTWVQGEMFELYWRRPKKIVSESTPAATESPTSGTIPLIRDKMQKMCDCVMSGGPHTFKVRLFILKNDKIEQKWQDEQELKKKEKELKRKNDAEAKRLRMEERKRQQMQKKIAKEQKLQLQKENKAKQKLEQEALKLKRKEEMKKLKEQNKNKQGSPSSSMHDPRMIMNLNLMAQEDPKLNTLMETVAKGLANNSQLEEFKKFIEIAKKRSLEENPVNKRPSVTTTRPAPPSKAKDVAEDHRLNSITLVKSSKTAATEPEPKKADDENAEKQQSKEAKTTAESTQVDVKKEEEDVKEKGVKSEDTQKKEDNQVVPKRKRRKNAIKEDKDMQLTAFQQKYVQGAEIILEYLEFTHSRYYLPKKSVVEFLEDTDEIIISWIVIHNSKEIEKFKTKKIKAKLKADQKLNKEDAKPGSDVEKEVSFNPLFEADCPTPLYTPMTMKLSGIHKRFNQIIRNSVSPMEEVVKEMEKILQIGTRLSGYNLWYQLDGYDDEALSESLRFELNEWEHAMRSRRHKR
- the FUN14 gene encoding Fun14p (Integral mitochondrial outer membrane (MOM) protein; dosage suppressor of an MDM10 null that reduces ERMES-related phenotypes, such as alterations in mitochondrial morphology, protein complex assembly, and lipid profile; dosage suppressor of MDM12, MDM34, and MMM1 null mutant growth defects; novel mechanism of MOM import involving Tom70p, the TOM complex, and the TIM23 complex, requiring mitochondrial membrane potential and processing by the IMP complex for correct biogenesis); this translates as MTLAFNMQRLVFRNLNVGKRMFKNVPLWRFNVANKLGKPLTRSVGLGGAGIVAGGFYLMNRQPSKLIFNDSLGAAVKQQGPLEPTVGNSTAITEERRNKISSHKQMFLGSLFGVVLGVTVAKISILFMYVGITSMLLCEWLRYKGWIRINLKNIKSVIVLKDVDLKKLLIDGLLGTEYMGFKVFFTLSFVLASLNANK